The Streptomyces luteogriseus genome includes a window with the following:
- a CDS encoding nucleotidyltransferase family protein, translating into MTQNGDDATLVRRPGIPDLRSAPDGDEPAPPQDPQADQPLQELPQDRNQALLEAAKQVGALLKRKGHLFALAGSVAAYAHGGEKNLQHDVDFAIRPEDAEAVAATLHEAGLTVYTPPEDWLIKATCFGQPVDIIFELAHRPVGADMLERAVELSVDSVRMPVLAPTDLLWSLTAAFSEHHCDFGAALPIARALREKVDWERVRRACGDEPMPAAFFFLLERLNVI; encoded by the coding sequence ATGACGCAGAACGGTGATGACGCGACGCTCGTCCGGCGACCGGGGATCCCCGACCTCCGGTCGGCACCGGACGGGGACGAGCCCGCGCCACCACAGGATCCGCAGGCGGACCAGCCGCTGCAGGAACTCCCCCAGGACCGCAATCAGGCGCTCCTGGAGGCGGCCAAACAGGTCGGTGCCCTGCTCAAGCGCAAGGGGCACCTGTTCGCGCTGGCCGGCAGTGTGGCCGCGTACGCCCACGGCGGCGAGAAGAACCTCCAGCACGACGTCGATTTCGCGATCCGTCCCGAGGACGCCGAGGCGGTGGCGGCCACGCTCCACGAGGCCGGGCTGACGGTCTACACCCCGCCGGAGGACTGGCTGATCAAGGCCACGTGCTTCGGTCAGCCGGTCGACATCATCTTCGAGCTGGCGCACCGGCCGGTCGGCGCGGACATGCTGGAGCGGGCGGTGGAGCTGTCGGTCGACTCGGTGCGCATGCCCGTGCTGGCCCCGACCGATCTGCTGTGGAGCCTGACCGCCGCGTTCTCCGAGCACCACTGCGACTTCGGGGCGGCCCTGCCCATCGCGCGCGCCCTGCGGGAGAAGGTCGACTGGGAGCGGGTACGGCGCGCGTGCGGGGACGAGCCCATGCCGGCGGCCTTCTTCTTCCTCCTGGAGCGCCTGAACGTCATCTGA